A segment of the Myotis daubentonii chromosome 6, mMyoDau2.1, whole genome shotgun sequence genome:
TTTGGAAACAAAAGAGTATGAtaaagtcctagctggtttggctcagtggtgcaGTGCTgcactgcagactgaagggttctgggttccagtcaagggcatgtgcccagtagggggaatgcaggaggcagccaatcaatgactctcatcactgatgtttctatctctctctcccttcctctgaaataaataaaaatgtattttttttaaaaaagagtatgccgaaactggtttggctcagtggatagagcgtcggcctgcggactgaaaggtcccaggttcgattccggtcaagggcatgtacctgggttgcgggcacatccccagtagggggtgtgcaggaggcggctgatcgatgtttctctctcatcgatgtttctaactatctctctcccttcctctctgtaaaaaatcaataaaatatattaaaaaaaagagtatgatAAGAAGAGGGGATCTAGaataaacattttctgaaaaatctTAGATATCAAAAAGGTCCTTTTCACAGACCTTTTGATTCAGTAATCCAGGGTGGGGAGTGTGGTCTGAAAGACCCCAATAAACCATTCAGATGGTTTATGGACCACAGTTCAAGAAATATTAAGCGCCCTGGcttatgtggctcagttggttggagtgctgtcctgtgcatggaaaggttctgggttctattcctggtcaggacacatacctaagttgcaggtttggtcccgaTTGGGACTcgtgcaaaaggcaaccaatcaatgtttctctctctttccctttctctctctaaaaacaaagaaCATGTGCTCAGGttagggtttaaaaaaaatactaagctATAGAAAAAAGAAACCGAACTTCCCCTCATTTCTAGACTTATTGTCAGTAACAGTATGACTTGTTTGAAACTAAGGAGAGGCAAACTTGGGTTTGGGGTGGATGAGCAGGGAGAAGAGGGTAGGAGGCACGTCATCACTCACCTGCTTCTTGCTGCAGCCGGACTGGACCAAGATGGCGAAGTCCCCAACTTCGTGGGGCACTTCATGTAGCAGCACAGTCGTCGTGGTCAGGACCCCCAATCCCAAACCCCCTCGAAATGACGCACCAATGGCCAGACCGTCTGTGAAGTTGTGTGCCAGGTCAGCAGCCAGATTGAGGTACCCTGATACGCGGAGATCTTATACaggaggaaaggaagacaaaacaattAGATGCTCCATCAccccatcccagccctggtcagtcaTTATCACATATTCCCCCAGAGAGCACTTCACAACCAGCCCCTCCGTGTTTTGCAGACATCTACCATTACCCACTGCACATGTTCCACGTGATTCATGATGATGTCCCTTGCCCAGGCTTATTACCAACCCTGGACCTCACCTGAACCTGTTTTTTCCTCTTCAGAATTCTGAGGTCTCACTGACCCATCTTTGGGCCCTGTGCCCCCTCCTCTCCGCTTCCTCAACccctctgctttcttttcttcttcctctgagtTCTGTTTCTCCTTTGCAGAACGCTCTGAGAGAAGGAAGGAGTTGATAAGAGTGGGGAACTCCCCTCCCACCTAAGGGCCATAAGATGAAGGGATTCTGAGGCAAGCGAGGTGGCTAGCAGTAAAGGTGTTCCTGGGCTTACCCTGTGTTCCATGTCCATGACTTCCGTGTGTGTGACCATATCCATGAGTGTGTCCGTGTCCTCCTTTCACGTGTCTCACAAATTTCTCCACCACAAGAAAGGCGACAATTCCACTGAGGACCCACAGTCCCACTGACAAAATAGGGCCCTGGCCTGGCGATGGATGCATTGAGACATTAAGGGAGATGTGGGTTCCAGACTCCTCCTCAAGTATagaaaaattgggagggatagaccttccccagctccccaatccCTGCCTCCATCTTCCCCTTCCTCACCACTGTGGGAGTGTCCATGTCCCGGCTGCTCCTGAAGGTGGTGAGAATGAGGTTCTgaaagaagggggagaaaagGGCAGATGAGAAAATACCTGCCCCAAGCGGGGTATATTTGCAGAAATATTGGAAGGCCAGAGATCACAAAGGGGAAAGGACCCTTGcccaaagaacaaaatatattaagactagaggcccggcacacaaaattcgcacggggcgggggggcggggagagggtctctcagcccagcctgcatcctatCGCAGTCGgtgagcccttggggatgtccaactgacggcttaggctgtGGGGAGCTATCAGTTGGACattcactgctgctgctgctgcgctaGCCAGCCGTGAGCCGGGTATCTGACTGAGTGGTGcgccccctatgggagcgcagaccatcagggggcagctcctgcattgagtgtctcccctggtggtcagtgcatgtcatagagactggtcgttctgctgttcggttgatttgcatattagccttttattatgtaggatttgaGGTAGTGACTTGAAGTTACTTACCCAGGGCATGAGGGATGAGGTGCAGGAAAGCATCTCCCAGGAGCCCACCAGAAGCAAAACTGAGCAAGATCTGGAGCAGAGAGCGGTGCCGGGGGGAGTTTGACTCCACAGGGATAAGGAAGAGGACGAAAAATGGAGCTGCAGAGATCAGCACTGTGGCCCCCAGTGCCTGGTGAGGGAGAGTCAGGGGTCAAGTGTGCAGGATTTCCCAACAATCCAGAACCAgtccctctctcccccatcccctagGGACTTACATAGGCCCAGAGAGTGACAGTATCCAGGTCCCGCTTGCTGCCTGGAACCTCCCCATAGCCTCCATGGCTGTGCTCATGGTCATGTCCATGTCCTCTGTGGTAGAGGCTCTCATGGGAGTGACCATTGCTATGGTCACGATGCAAATCCTCATGCAAATGTTCGTGGTCATGACCATGGGTATGCCCATGCCAGAT
Coding sequences within it:
- the SLC39A7 gene encoding zinc transporter SLC39A7 yields the protein MARSLGAPHWVAVGLLTWAALGLLVAGHGGHGDLHEDRHEDFHGHSHSHEDFHHGHSHAHGHGHTHESIWHGHTHGHDHEHLHEDLHRDHSNGHSHESLYHRGHGHDHEHSHGGYGEVPGSKRDLDTVTLWAYALGATVLISAAPFFVLFLIPVESNSPRHRSLLQILLSFASGGLLGDAFLHLIPHALEPHSHHLQEQPGHGHSHSGQGPILSVGLWVLSGIVAFLVVEKFVRHVKGGHGHTHGYGHTHGSHGHGTQERSAKEKQNSEEEEKKAEGLRKRRGGGTGPKDGSVRPQNSEEEKTGSDLRVSGYLNLAADLAHNFTDGLAIGASFRGGLGLGVLTTTTVLLHEVPHEVGDFAILVQSGCSKKQAMCLQLLTAIGALAGTACALLTEGGAVGSEVAGGTGPGWILPFTAGGFIYVATVSVLPELLKEASPLQSLLEVLGLLGGVVMMVLIAHLE